Proteins encoded in a region of the bacterium BMS3Abin02 genome:
- a CDS encoding ferrous iron transport protein A: MSPDLIQPLTTCRIRSLSEENGTSSRLAQMGILPGVKMQIVRTGPFGGAVEVALDHGDLVALRSEEIEGMDCDIIAMPLTSVAVTKGTYRIVSLAGRNGFRRRMEELGLTEDARIEVLATSPAVLVRVAGEPVRLGRGEADKIVVEEASDGRP; encoded by the coding sequence ATGAGTCCCGACCTCATACAACCACTGACCACGTGCCGTATCCGGTCCCTGAGCGAAGAGAACGGTACCTCCAGCCGTCTCGCCCAGATGGGGATCCTTCCCGGTGTGAAGATGCAGATCGTGCGCACCGGCCCATTCGGCGGTGCGGTCGAAGTCGCCCTCGATCACGGTGACCTCGTGGCACTCCGATCAGAGGAAATCGAGGGGATGGACTGCGACATCATCGCCATGCCGCTCACCTCCGTGGCCGTCACGAAAGGGACCTACCGCATCGTGTCGCTGGCGGGGCGCAACGGCTTCCGAAGACGCATGGAAGAACTCGGCCTGACCGAAGACGCCCGGATCGAAGTACTGGCAACATCCCCGGCGGTGCTGGTGCGAGTGGCCGGAGAGCCGGTCCGACTGGGTCGAGGCGAGGCCGACAAGATCGTTGTCGAAGAGGCCTCCGATGGCCGGCCGTGA
- the leuS gene encoding leucine--tRNA ligase produces MASYDFAAIEHKWQERWETEGLYRSRVDWSRPKHYALTMLPYPSGDLHIGHWFAMTPSDARARVMRMKGFNVLFPMGFDSFGLPAENAAVQRNIHPKTWTYDNIERMHRQLRSMGAMFDWEREAISSDPSYYRWTEWLFARLFEHGLAYRGEAMVNWSPTLQTVLANEQVIDGKDERTGQPVVQRLMEQWFFAITRYAEELLAFEGIDWPEAIKAMQTNWIGRSEGAEVVFRTEAGDEIIVFTTRPDTLWGATFMVLAPEHPLVDSLTTEAQRPAVDAYRTASTARSEVERMETEREKTGVPTGGFAVNPVNGERIPVWIADYVLLSYGSGAIMAVPAHDERDFQFARKMGLPIAPVIQPKDSEPLDAVTMDGAYVGPGVMVNSGPIDGVQVTDAKGRANPSVAAAIDWIEEHGVGKESINYRLRDWLISRQRYWGAPIPIIYRQDGTMEVVPDDQLPVLLPEDVEFTPTGRSPLTYHESFRHTVDSDGNPALRETDTMDTFMCSSWYQYRYLSPTYDRAPFDPEEAAYWLPVDVYTGGAEHATMHLLYTRFFTKAMRDMGVFEDAARIMTAHGRGTAGLFDEPMLTLRNQGQILGEERAGDRVAVDGSWRDGVLVAEHVRVIPDDAVGEGSIVGELVRRTERVLQIAGEDGLVTVEVPESAVVEIPAIPGANDVTQLRHHLEVQRMSKSKGNVVSPDELVAEYGADTVRTYLMFAFDWEKGGPWDSRGIVGSYRFINDVWKLGTAVYEEVAADESATKALRRTVHQTMQRVDRDMLAFSWNTAVAALMSLRNELQKALRSGSVENDAWTEAIETLLLLLAPIAPHVTEELWHLLGHGESIHLAPWPQADPRVAAEETITMVIQVNGKVRDRTQVPADITQDDAEEVALASERIRSWTDGKTIRKVIARPPKLVNIVVD; encoded by the coding sequence ATGGCGTCGTACGACTTCGCAGCAATCGAACACAAGTGGCAGGAACGGTGGGAGACCGAAGGGCTCTATCGTTCCCGCGTCGACTGGAGCCGGCCCAAGCATTACGCCCTCACGATGCTCCCGTACCCGTCCGGGGATCTGCATATCGGCCACTGGTTCGCGATGACACCCAGTGATGCTCGGGCCCGTGTGATGAGGATGAAGGGCTTCAACGTGCTCTTCCCGATGGGGTTCGACTCGTTCGGACTTCCTGCGGAAAACGCTGCGGTCCAGCGCAATATCCACCCGAAGACCTGGACGTACGACAATATCGAACGAATGCATCGCCAGCTCCGGTCCATGGGGGCGATGTTCGACTGGGAGAGGGAAGCGATTTCGAGTGACCCTTCCTACTACCGCTGGACGGAGTGGCTGTTCGCGCGCCTCTTCGAACACGGCCTCGCGTATCGCGGCGAAGCGATGGTCAACTGGTCGCCGACCTTGCAGACGGTGCTCGCCAACGAACAGGTGATCGACGGCAAGGACGAGCGGACGGGCCAGCCGGTCGTCCAGCGACTGATGGAGCAATGGTTCTTCGCCATCACTCGGTATGCGGAGGAACTCCTCGCGTTCGAAGGAATCGACTGGCCCGAGGCCATCAAGGCGATGCAGACAAACTGGATCGGCCGCAGCGAAGGGGCCGAGGTCGTCTTCCGAACCGAAGCCGGCGATGAGATCATCGTGTTCACGACTCGTCCCGACACGCTGTGGGGTGCCACGTTCATGGTGTTGGCACCCGAGCATCCGCTGGTGGATTCGCTGACAACCGAAGCTCAGCGGCCCGCCGTGGACGCCTATCGGACCGCGTCCACAGCCAGGTCCGAAGTGGAGCGGATGGAGACGGAGCGAGAGAAGACGGGGGTGCCTACCGGTGGGTTTGCCGTCAACCCTGTCAACGGCGAACGGATCCCCGTGTGGATCGCCGACTATGTCCTGCTGTCGTACGGCTCCGGGGCGATCATGGCGGTTCCCGCCCATGACGAGCGCGACTTCCAGTTTGCTCGCAAGATGGGACTCCCCATCGCTCCGGTGATCCAGCCGAAGGACAGCGAGCCACTCGACGCCGTAACGATGGACGGCGCGTACGTTGGGCCCGGGGTCATGGTCAACAGCGGCCCTATCGACGGCGTGCAAGTGACCGACGCGAAGGGTCGAGCGAACCCATCGGTTGCCGCAGCGATCGACTGGATCGAAGAGCACGGCGTCGGCAAGGAGTCGATCAACTACCGGCTGCGGGATTGGCTGATCAGCCGGCAACGCTACTGGGGCGCGCCGATTCCGATCATCTATCGGCAAGACGGCACGATGGAGGTCGTTCCGGACGACCAGTTGCCGGTCCTGTTGCCCGAAGATGTGGAGTTCACGCCGACCGGACGGAGTCCGCTCACCTACCACGAGAGTTTTCGTCACACGGTGGATTCGGATGGAAACCCGGCCTTGCGCGAAACCGACACGATGGACACGTTCATGTGTTCGTCGTGGTATCAGTATCGATACTTGAGCCCGACCTACGACCGAGCACCGTTCGATCCGGAAGAGGCGGCCTATTGGCTCCCCGTCGACGTCTACACGGGCGGCGCCGAGCATGCCACGATGCACCTTCTCTATACGCGGTTCTTCACGAAGGCGATGCGGGACATGGGAGTGTTCGAGGACGCGGCGCGAATCATGACCGCACACGGTCGTGGCACCGCAGGGCTCTTCGACGAGCCGATGCTGACGCTGCGAAACCAAGGACAGATCCTCGGCGAAGAACGTGCCGGCGACCGTGTGGCAGTCGACGGATCCTGGAGGGACGGAGTACTCGTCGCGGAGCACGTTCGGGTGATCCCCGACGATGCCGTCGGTGAGGGTTCGATCGTCGGAGAGTTGGTGCGACGGACCGAGCGGGTGTTGCAGATAGCCGGCGAGGACGGCCTTGTCACAGTTGAGGTTCCCGAATCTGCAGTCGTCGAGATTCCGGCCATACCAGGTGCCAACGACGTGACACAACTGCGGCACCACCTCGAAGTGCAGCGAATGTCGAAGTCCAAGGGGAACGTCGTCAGTCCTGATGAGCTGGTTGCCGAGTACGGGGCCGACACGGTCCGAACGTATCTGATGTTCGCGTTCGACTGGGAAAAGGGCGGTCCCTGGGACAGTCGGGGAATCGTCGGTTCCTACCGGTTCATCAACGACGTATGGAAGCTCGGAACGGCTGTTTACGAAGAGGTCGCTGCGGATGAGTCTGCTACGAAGGCGCTGCGTCGGACCGTGCACCAGACGATGCAAAGAGTCGATCGGGACATGTTGGCGTTCTCGTGGAACACGGCGGTTGCCGCGCTGATGAGCCTTCGTAACGAACTGCAGAAGGCGTTGCGATCCGGTTCGGTCGAGAACGACGCGTGGACCGAGGCCATCGAGACCCTCCTGCTGTTGCTTGCACCGATCGCTCCTCATGTCACGGAGGAGTTGTGGCACCTGCTGGGCCACGGCGAGAGCATCCATTTGGCGCCGTGGCCGCAGGCAGACCCACGGGTTGCCGCCGAAGAGACCATCACCATGGTCATCCAGGTCAACGGCAAGGTGCGGGACCGTACTCAAGTGCCGGCAGATATCACCCAGGACGATGCAGAAGAGGTTGCCCTTGCGTCGGAGCGGATTCGCTCCTGGACCGACGGCAAAACGATTCGAAAGGTGATAGCTCGCCCGCCGAAGCTCGTCAACATCGTGGTTGATTGA